From the genome of Psychroserpens ponticola, one region includes:
- a CDS encoding rhomboid family intramembrane serine protease → MRGITDTVKHLIIINVIMFIGTLFVGNGELFYRWFALYFPQNELFQPWQIITHMFMHGGANLQNLSITHLLFNMFALWMFGTAVESQLGSKKFLFIYMSAGFGAVLFQLGYYYFNYLPTFSELQASGLSIDTINDIMNTGKWNFQTTDIQEAQLNKLYPIYNASMVGASGCIMGILAAFGMMNPEAKLMLIFLPIPIKAKYFIPGIILLDVISAVTGQSFFSPSNTAYMAHIGGAITGFIIMWYWKKNQFNQNRWDR, encoded by the coding sequence ATGAGAGGTATTACAGATACGGTAAAACATTTAATTATTATTAATGTTATAATGTTCATTGGGACATTGTTTGTTGGTAATGGCGAGTTATTTTATAGATGGTTTGCATTATATTTTCCACAGAATGAATTGTTTCAGCCATGGCAAATTATTACACATATGTTTATGCATGGAGGAGCAAATTTGCAAAATTTAAGTATTACACATCTTTTGTTTAATATGTTTGCGTTATGGATGTTTGGAACTGCAGTTGAATCACAATTGGGAAGTAAGAAATTCTTATTTATATATATGTCTGCAGGATTTGGAGCTGTATTATTTCAATTAGGATATTATTACTTTAATTATTTACCAACTTTTTCAGAATTGCAAGCTTCAGGACTTTCAATTGATACCATTAATGATATTATGAATACTGGAAAATGGAATTTCCAGACTACAGATATACAAGAGGCACAGTTGAATAAATTATATCCAATTTATAACGCTTCCATGGTTGGAGCATCAGGTTGTATTATGGGAATTCTAGCAGCTTTCGGTATGATGAATCCAGAAGCTAAACTTATGTTGATTTTCTTGCCAATACCTATAAAAGCCAAGTACTTTATTCCTGGAATTATTCTTTTAGATGTTATTTCTGCGGTAACTGGTCAGTCGTTCTTTAGCCCAAGTAACACCGCATATATGGCTCACATTGGTGGTGCTATAACCGGATTTATTATCATGTGGTACTGGAAAAAAAATCAGTTTAATCAAAATCGTTGGGATCGATGA
- a CDS encoding rhomboid family intramembrane serine protease, whose protein sequence is MTSLAYDIKDKLKHLNVFEKIIAVNVLVFFTSWLLKVFLKTPRVDTLSWFELPKDIFDFIAQPWSIITYGFIHYRPFHLLFNMIVLYFISRTMVNLFPKKQSLNIYFLGIIAGALAYLAVYNIMPDSFSDTVGALVGASAGVNALLIFLCAYMPNRETKFFAITIKLWHIGLAIVLIDFIGLFGANQGGKIAHLGGSFLGYLYATQLLKGTDIGKGFGQFMDVISNVFKPKSPLKTVHRNKKKPFAGHNKEQFNEFNNQKKIDLILDKISKSGYESLTNEEKTFLFKAGKD, encoded by the coding sequence ATGACCTCGTTAGCATACGACATAAAAGACAAGCTAAAACACCTTAATGTTTTTGAAAAGATTATTGCTGTAAATGTTTTAGTTTTTTTTACAAGCTGGTTGCTTAAGGTATTTCTAAAAACGCCTAGAGTAGATACACTATCTTGGTTTGAATTGCCTAAAGATATCTTTGATTTTATAGCGCAGCCTTGGTCGATCATTACGTATGGCTTTATACATTACAGACCTTTCCATTTATTATTTAATATGATTGTTCTGTATTTTATTTCAAGGACTATGGTGAATTTGTTTCCAAAAAAACAATCCCTAAATATATACTTCCTTGGTATAATAGCAGGAGCATTGGCTTACTTAGCTGTGTATAATATAATGCCAGATAGCTTTTCTGATACAGTAGGAGCATTAGTTGGTGCATCTGCAGGAGTGAATGCTTTACTTATTTTTTTATGTGCTTATATGCCGAATCGTGAAACTAAATTTTTTGCAATAACAATTAAATTGTGGCATATTGGTTTGGCTATTGTTTTAATTGATTTTATTGGGCTTTTTGGAGCTAATCAAGGAGGTAAAATAGCACATTTAGGCGGTAGTTTTCTAGGATATTTATATGCTACACAATTGCTTAAAGGGACTGATATTGGTAAAGGCTTTGGGCAGTTTATGGATGTGATTTCAAATGTGTTTAAACCGAAGTCACCATTAAAAACGGTACATAGAAATAAAAAAAAACCGTTTGCTGGTCATAATAAAGAACAGTTTAATGAGTTTAATAATCAAAAAAAGATTGACCTTATTCTTGATAAAATAAGTAAGAGTGGTTATGAAAGTCTAACCAATGAGGAAAAGACATTCCTATTTAAAGCAGGTAAAGATTAG
- a CDS encoding endonuclease/exonuclease/phosphatase family protein — protein MKNLKGFDKLIFVVNSLMAFALLLSYVLPFMAPKQFAFLSVLSLAVPALIIINILFAVYWLLNIKRQIMLSLFVLAIGYNHVFSLYKFSSSKNVDDNENLSVMNYNVRLFNVFEWIKGTNVKLDVSNFIAEKQPDILCIQEYRPDAEVDLEGYYKYEELSGNKVKNGQAIFTKFPIIKSGSIEFPNTSNNAIFADVVKGSDTIRIYNVHLQSLGIDPTVEKLKNEDSENLFKRVSSTFKMQQFQAELFLKHKKQCPYKMIICGDFNNTAYSYVYKEIKGNLKDAFKEAGNGFGRTFDFKFFPVRIDFVLVDNSFKVNSFKTYDVKLSDHYPVMAKLKLEN, from the coding sequence ATGAAAAATCTTAAAGGTTTTGACAAGTTAATATTTGTCGTCAATTCATTGATGGCATTTGCTTTGTTATTATCTTATGTCTTACCATTTATGGCTCCAAAACAATTTGCTTTTTTATCTGTTCTAAGCCTTGCTGTTCCAGCGTTGATAATTATCAATATTTTATTTGCGGTGTATTGGTTGCTCAATATTAAACGGCAAATCATGCTATCTCTATTCGTGCTTGCTATTGGTTATAATCACGTGTTCTCATTGTATAAATTTTCTTCTTCTAAAAATGTAGATGATAATGAGAACCTTTCTGTTATGAATTATAATGTTCGTTTATTTAATGTGTTTGAATGGATTAAAGGCACCAATGTAAAGCTAGATGTTTCGAATTTTATTGCTGAAAAACAACCAGATATATTGTGTATTCAAGAGTATAGACCAGATGCTGAAGTGGACCTAGAAGGCTATTATAAATATGAAGAACTATCTGGAAATAAAGTGAAAAACGGACAAGCAATTTTTACTAAGTTTCCCATTATAAAATCGGGTTCTATTGAGTTCCCAAACACTTCTAATAATGCCATCTTTGCAGATGTTGTAAAAGGTTCTGATACCATTAGAATTTACAATGTGCATTTACAGTCATTAGGAATTGATCCAACTGTTGAAAAGTTAAAGAATGAGGATTCTGAAAATTTATTTAAGCGTGTGAGCAGTACGTTTAAAATGCAACAATTTCAAGCAGAGCTTTTTTTAAAGCATAAAAAGCAATGTCCTTATAAAATGATTATTTGTGGTGACTTTAATAATACAGCTTATTCTTACGTCTATAAAGAGATAAAAGGAAACCTTAAAGATGCATTTAAAGAAGCTGGAAATGGTTTCGGACGAACATTTGATTTTAAATTCTTTCCCGTTAGAATTGATTTCGTACTTGTTGACAATAGCTTTAAAGTGAATTCATTTAAAACTTATGACGTTAAATTATCCGACCATTATCCTGTAATGGCTAAGTTGAAACTGGAAAATTAA
- a CDS encoding DUF6122 family protein: protein MYQSIVHYGIHFLLPLIIALICFKAQWKFAYIIMISTMLIDLDHLLATPVFDPNRCSINFHPLHSYYAIGIYVLLSTLKKTRILGIGFLIHILADAMDCWMM from the coding sequence ATGTATCAATCGATTGTTCATTACGGAATTCATTTTTTATTGCCTTTAATCATAGCACTTATATGTTTTAAAGCACAATGGAAATTCGCATATATAATAATGATTAGCACAATGCTAATAGATTTAGATCATCTTTTGGCAACACCTGTTTTTGATCCTAATCGCTGTAGTATTAATTTTCATCCACTACACTCCTACTACGCTATTGGCATTTATGTTCTGTTGTCAACACTAAAAAAAACAAGAATTTTAGGAATTGGTTTTTTAATTCACATCTTAGCTGATGCTATGGATTGTTGGATGATGTAA
- a CDS encoding WbqC family protein produces MKVLIHPTYFPSIAHFVAMVNAEKLVFEISDNYQKQTYRNRATIFGANGKLDLNVPVHYTQKNRQLYKNVAISNIDNWQDLHLKSLESAYSASPFFEFYIDDLKPLFKTEANTIMDFNFKCIKTIFECLQLPFEHETTEHFDKEPKNTLDARPLANSRKETVQNFKSYAQVFDDKHGFLNNLSILDLLFNEGPNSIIYLESQKLNL; encoded by the coding sequence ATGAAGGTCCTAATACATCCTACATATTTTCCGAGCATTGCTCATTTTGTAGCGATGGTGAATGCAGAAAAACTTGTGTTCGAAATTAGTGACAACTACCAAAAACAAACATATAGAAACCGAGCAACTATTTTTGGAGCTAATGGTAAATTAGACCTAAATGTTCCTGTACATTATACTCAAAAAAATCGTCAACTCTATAAGAACGTTGCCATTTCGAATATTGATAATTGGCAAGATCTACATTTAAAGTCTTTAGAATCTGCATATAGTGCTTCACCTTTTTTTGAATTCTATATCGATGATTTAAAACCTTTATTTAAAACTGAAGCAAATACTATTATGGACTTTAACTTTAAGTGTATAAAAACTATTTTTGAGTGCCTTCAGCTACCTTTTGAACACGAAACAACGGAGCATTTTGATAAAGAACCTAAAAACACTCTAGATGCTAGACCTTTGGCTAATAGTAGAAAAGAGACAGTGCAAAACTTCAAATCGTATGCTCAAGTATTTGATGATAAACATGGTTTTCTAAACAACTTAAGTATTTTAGATTTATTATTTAATGAAGGACCAAACTCAATTATATATTTAGAATCTCAAAAGCTAAACTTGTAA
- the lepB gene encoding signal peptidase I has protein sequence MTITQWLIFILIIQVIHGLGTWKLYVKAGRQAWEAFIPVYNSVILMKIINRAWWWTILLFVPIVNLIMLPVVWVETARSFGKNTYQDTFLAVISLGFYNFYLNYVADVTYIENRDLHPKSNSGDWVSSILFAIVAATIVHTYFIQPFTIPSSSLEKSLLVGDFLFVSKFHYGARIPMTTVGAPMVHDTIPVIKSKSYLFDDRFDKRKTSWKNKLQIPYLRLPGFEDIERNDIVVFNQPADTLLNMNIFTPDRNYYKPIDKKTNLVKRCVGIPGDSLEVRNGYVYINGKKNELPDRAKLQFSYDIEFKGNISSNEQVYAILKRYDITDGIGFDSRSETYYVQATEEAASKAKNHPNIAKLTRRKTDKGVDGNLFPRDAQYPWNYDNFGPLYIPKEGVTVDLNIEVLPLYKRLISEYEGNDLKTNGNQILINGKPSTSYTFKQNYYWMMGDNRHNSVDARAWGFVPFDHVVGKPVFIWMSWDGLKNPRWERWFTTVGGSGKATSYFIPFLVLLFGGLGFNKLRKRRKANS, from the coding sequence ATGACGATAACACAGTGGTTAATTTTCATCTTGATAATTCAAGTTATTCACGGACTTGGGACATGGAAGCTATACGTAAAAGCTGGACGACAAGCTTGGGAAGCTTTTATTCCAGTATACAATTCAGTAATCTTAATGAAAATCATCAATAGAGCTTGGTGGTGGACCATCTTATTATTTGTACCAATTGTCAACCTCATTATGCTTCCTGTAGTTTGGGTTGAAACTGCTAGAAGTTTTGGAAAAAACACATATCAGGATACGTTTCTAGCTGTTATCTCTTTAGGATTTTATAATTTTTATCTCAACTATGTCGCTGACGTAACTTATATAGAAAATAGAGATTTACATCCTAAATCAAATTCTGGAGATTGGGTAAGTTCCATTTTATTTGCCATCGTAGCTGCTACAATTGTGCATACGTATTTTATTCAACCATTTACAATTCCTAGTTCTTCTTTAGAAAAATCGTTATTGGTTGGTGATTTTCTTTTTGTTAGTAAATTTCATTATGGAGCCAGAATACCTATGACTACTGTTGGAGCTCCAATGGTTCATGATACAATTCCGGTTATAAAAAGCAAATCATACCTTTTTGATGACCGTTTTGATAAAAGAAAAACTTCATGGAAAAACAAACTTCAAATACCCTATTTGAGACTACCAGGTTTTGAAGATATAGAACGGAATGATATTGTCGTATTTAATCAACCTGCAGACACCTTGCTAAATATGAACATCTTTACGCCAGACAGGAATTATTACAAACCTATAGATAAAAAAACAAATTTAGTAAAACGATGTGTTGGTATACCTGGTGATTCTCTTGAAGTAAGAAATGGTTATGTATATATAAATGGTAAGAAAAATGAACTACCAGATCGTGCTAAATTACAATTCTCTTATGACATTGAATTTAAAGGAAATATATCGAGTAACGAACAAGTGTATGCCATTCTAAAAAGATATGATATTACTGATGGTATTGGTTTTGATTCTAGAAGCGAGACTTATTATGTTCAAGCAACTGAAGAAGCTGCTTCTAAAGCTAAAAACCATCCCAATATAGCTAAGCTAACTCGCAGAAAAACTGACAAAGGCGTAGATGGCAATTTATTTCCTCGAGACGCTCAATACCCTTGGAACTACGACAATTTTGGCCCTTTATATATTCCAAAAGAAGGTGTTACAGTAGATTTAAACATTGAAGTCCTTCCTTTATACAAACGATTAATTTCGGAATATGAAGGAAATGATTTAAAAACTAATGGCAACCAAATTCTTATCAACGGTAAGCCTTCAACTTCATACACTTTTAAACAAAATTATTACTGGATGATGGGTGATAATCGCCATAACTCTGTAGATGCTAGAGCTTGGGGATTTGTACCTTTTGATCATGTTGTTGGTAAGCCAGTTTTTATTTGGATGAGTTGGGACGGACTTAAAAATCCACGTTGGGAACGTTGGTTCACTACTGTTGGAGGAAGTGGAAAAGCTACATCATATTTTATTCCGTTCTTAGTATTATTGTTTGGTGGTCTTGGCTTCAATAAATTGAGAAAAAGAAGAAAAGCGAATAGCTAA
- the dapB gene encoding 4-hydroxy-tetrahydrodipicolinate reductase gives MNIALLGYGKMGKAIENIAIKRGHHIVLKVSRDTSDYVFDNIDVAIDFSLPSSAFENISNCIRNKIPVISGTTGWLEKYDDIVSLCKTHNGTFLYASNFSLGVNIFFEVNKTLAKLMTGLPQYKVSIEEIHHIQKLDAPSGTAISLANEIISQSDYKNWTLEPPKPKEIGILAKRIENVPGTHEINYESDVDCISIKHTAHSREGFALGAVIAAEWIHDKTGVYTMKDVLNIG, from the coding sequence ATGAACATTGCGTTATTGGGTTACGGAAAAATGGGCAAAGCAATTGAAAACATTGCTATTAAAAGAGGTCACCATATTGTATTGAAGGTTTCAAGAGACACTAGCGATTACGTATTCGATAATATTGATGTTGCTATCGATTTCAGTTTACCTTCTTCAGCTTTTGAAAACATAAGCAACTGTATTCGCAATAAAATTCCTGTAATATCAGGAACTACAGGATGGCTAGAAAAATATGATGATATTGTATCGCTTTGCAAAACTCATAATGGTACATTTTTATATGCATCAAATTTTAGTTTAGGTGTCAATATCTTTTTTGAGGTGAATAAAACTTTGGCAAAATTGATGACTGGCTTACCACAATACAAAGTCAGTATTGAAGAAATACATCATATCCAAAAACTAGATGCGCCTAGCGGAACTGCCATTTCATTAGCGAATGAGATTATTAGTCAATCAGACTACAAAAATTGGACACTAGAGCCACCAAAACCAAAAGAGATTGGTATTTTAGCAAAACGAATTGAAAACGTTCCTGGAACGCATGAAATCAATTATGAATCTGATGTAGATTGTATTTCAATTAAACACACAGCTCACAGTAGAGAAGGTTTTGCCCTTGGTGCTGTTATTGCAGCAGAATGGATTCATGACAAAACCGGAGTTTACACAATGAAAGACGTGTTAAACATTGGTTAA
- a CDS encoding DUF5683 domain-containing protein, with protein sequence MPNKHIYLIGFLFFFGFNTFAQNKKANDSLGIDNDLMVVMDTIARKPIDILAPTKAAFYSAVLPGLGQARNKKYWKIPIIYAALGTGVYFYSVNNKEYNRYRDEYKRRLAGKDASDGEFPQVSNEGLINAQQTLKRRKELSLLITIGIYALNIIDANVDAHLLQYNVDRNLAIKPHFQYNEMENSSDLGLTLNFKF encoded by the coding sequence GTGCCAAATAAGCATATTTATCTCATTGGTTTTCTTTTCTTTTTTGGCTTCAACACATTTGCCCAAAACAAGAAAGCGAACGACAGTTTAGGAATCGACAATGACCTTATGGTCGTTATGGATACCATCGCACGCAAACCAATTGACATTCTTGCGCCTACAAAAGCCGCTTTCTATTCGGCAGTGTTACCTGGCCTAGGGCAAGCTCGTAATAAAAAATACTGGAAAATACCTATCATATATGCAGCCCTTGGAACTGGTGTCTATTTCTATTCCGTAAACAACAAAGAATATAATCGTTATAGAGACGAATACAAACGTCGTTTAGCTGGCAAAGACGCATCAGATGGAGAATTCCCTCAAGTTAGCAACGAAGGATTAATAAACGCACAACAAACCCTTAAGCGAAGAAAAGAACTTTCTCTATTAATAACCATTGGCATATATGCTTTAAATATTATAGACGCTAACGTTGATGCACATTTATTGCAATATAATGTCGATCGAAACTTAGCTATTAAACCGCATTTCCAATATAACGAAATGGAGAATTCTTCAGACCTAGGACTCACACTCAACTTTAAATTCTAA
- a CDS encoding ParB/RepB/Spo0J family partition protein, whose amino-acid sequence MAKATKKQALGRGLSALLKDPSNDINSVKDKNADTIIGNIVELDIEAIDINPFQPRTNFNEETLRELASSIRELGVIQPITVRKLEFNKFQLVSGERRFRASKLIGLKTIPAYIRIANDQESLEMALVENIQRQDLDPIEIALSYQRLIDEIKLTQEQMSERVGKKRSTIANYLRLLKLDPIIQTGMRDGFISMGHGRAIINIEDQNIQLDIYEKIITDKLSVRDTEQLVKNFHNTNIIKSAKKEELPKYIKKGVKEFSEYFGHKINVKVSKNGKGQITIPFHSEEDFNRIKKLVKSAK is encoded by the coding sequence ATGGCGAAGGCAACAAAAAAACAAGCATTAGGTCGAGGACTTTCAGCACTTTTGAAAGATCCTTCGAACGATATTAATTCTGTTAAAGATAAAAATGCCGACACCATCATTGGAAATATTGTTGAGCTTGATATTGAAGCCATCGACATTAACCCGTTTCAGCCTCGTACTAATTTCAACGAAGAAACTTTACGCGAATTAGCATCTTCTATTAGAGAATTAGGAGTTATTCAACCTATAACTGTTAGAAAACTAGAGTTTAATAAATTTCAATTGGTGTCTGGTGAGCGTCGTTTTAGAGCTTCAAAACTCATCGGATTAAAAACTATTCCTGCTTACATTAGAATTGCAAACGATCAGGAATCACTAGAAATGGCTTTGGTAGAAAATATCCAAAGACAAGATCTTGATCCTATTGAAATTGCACTCTCCTACCAACGCTTAATTGATGAAATTAAATTAACTCAAGAGCAAATGAGCGAACGTGTTGGTAAAAAACGCTCAACTATTGCTAACTATTTACGGTTACTAAAACTAGATCCGATTATTCAAACTGGAATGCGTGATGGTTTTATTTCAATGGGCCATGGTAGAGCTATCATCAATATTGAAGATCAAAACATACAACTTGATATTTATGAAAAGATAATAACCGATAAGCTTTCTGTTAGAGACACAGAGCAATTGGTTAAAAACTTTCATAACACAAATATTATAAAGTCAGCTAAAAAAGAAGAGCTTCCGAAGTATATCAAAAAAGGAGTCAAAGAATTTTCAGAATACTTTGGACACAAAATTAACGTTAAGGTATCAAAGAATGGTAAAGGTCAAATTACAATTCCGTTTCATTCTGAAGAAGATTTTAACCGCATAAAAAAACTTGTCAAAAGTGCCAAATAA
- a CDS encoding ParA family protein, protein MGKIIAIANQKGGVGKTTTSVNLAASLGVLEKKVLLIDADPQANATSGLGIDVESVETGSYQLLEHTASAEDCIVTTNSPNVDIIPAHIDLVAIEIELVDKDEREYMLKKAITHLKSSYDYILIDCAPSLGLLTLNALTASDSVIIPIQCEYFALEGLGKLLNTVKSVQKIHNVDLDIEGMLLTMFDQRLRLSNQVVEEVQKHFTDMVFKTIIQRNVRLGEAPSYGESIIKYDVSSKGASNYLSLAKEIINKNA, encoded by the coding sequence ATGGGTAAAATCATTGCAATAGCCAATCAAAAAGGTGGTGTTGGTAAAACAACAACTTCCGTAAACCTTGCAGCTTCTCTAGGTGTATTAGAAAAAAAAGTGTTGCTTATTGATGCAGATCCTCAAGCTAATGCAACTTCTGGCCTTGGAATAGATGTTGAAAGTGTTGAAACTGGTTCTTACCAATTACTAGAACACACAGCTTCAGCTGAAGATTGTATTGTAACAACCAATTCACCTAATGTAGATATTATTCCTGCACATATAGACTTAGTCGCTATTGAAATTGAATTAGTCGATAAAGACGAGCGTGAATACATGCTTAAAAAGGCTATAACGCACTTAAAATCTTCTTACGACTATATCTTGATTGATTGCGCACCTTCTTTAGGACTATTAACGTTGAACGCATTAACAGCTTCAGATTCTGTAATTATTCCTATTCAATGTGAGTATTTTGCGCTTGAAGGTCTAGGTAAATTATTAAACACCGTTAAAAGTGTTCAAAAGATTCATAATGTAGACTTAGATATTGAAGGCATGTTGCTCACGATGTTTGACCAACGTTTACGTTTATCTAATCAAGTGGTTGAAGAAGTCCAAAAACACTTTACTGACATGGTTTTCAAAACCATTATACAGCGTAATGTGCGTTTAGGAGAAGCACCAAGTTATGGCGAAAGTATTATTAAATATGATGTCAGTAGTAAAGGTGCTTCAAATTATTTAAGTTTAGCAAAAGAAATTATTAATAAGAACGCATAA
- a CDS encoding RDD family protein has translation MSTIDKSTRLTNYIIDLFVIYILFFVFSIIENSYHTNYLALHTIMFSYYSILEITTSQTLGKMITKTKVVTKNGHKPHFFKIIIRSLARVIPFDALSYLFGSENGMHDSVSNTRLVKK, from the coding sequence ATGAGCACTATTGACAAATCAACTCGATTAACCAATTATATAATCGATTTGTTTGTAATTTATATTCTCTTTTTTGTCTTTTCTATAATAGAAAATAGTTATCATACAAATTATCTTGCTCTACACACAATCATGTTTTCTTATTACTCAATACTAGAAATTACTACATCTCAAACTTTAGGTAAAATGATTACAAAAACCAAAGTTGTAACAAAAAATGGACACAAACCTCATTTCTTTAAGATTATAATTAGATCACTAGCCAGAGTCATACCTTTTGATGCACTTTCTTATTTGTTTGGTAGTGAAAACGGAATGCACGACTCCGTTTCAAATACAAGGCTTGTTAAGAAATAA
- the scpA gene encoding methylmalonyl-CoA mutase, with protein MKRRNIQHIKIDQEPNHNADNSKGNFHTAEDIDIKSTYSKADLKNLEHLNFVAGITPNLRGPYSTMYVRRPWTIRQYAGFSTAEDSNAFYRRNLAAGQKGLSVAFDLATHRGYDSDHERVVGDVGKAGVAIDSVEDMKILFDQIPLDKMSVSMTMNGAVLPIMAFYIVAAEEQGVKPEQLAGTIQNDILKEFMVRNTYIYPPTPSMKIISDIFEYSSKNMPKFNSISISGYHMQEAGATCDIELAYTLADGLEYIKKGLAAGMDIDTFAPRLSFFWAIGMNHFMEIAKMRAARMLWAKIVSQFNPKNQKSLALRTHCQTSGWSLTEQDPFNNVARTTIEAAAAAFGGTQSLHTNALDEAIALPTDFSARIARNTQIFLQEETGITKTVDPWAGSYYVEKLTHDIAQKAWTLIEEVEELGGMTKAIEAGIPKLRIEEAAARKQARIDSNQDIIVGVNKYRLEEEDPISTLEVDNQTVRNGQIKRLDHIKATRNTEAVEKSLKNLTKAAKTGTENLLTLAVEAARNRATLGEISDALETEFGRYKAQIKSFSGVYSKEIKDDKSFQKARALADQFAEQDGRRPRIMIAKMGQDGHDRGAKVVATGYADVGFDVDIGPLFQTPKEAAKQAVENDVHILGVSSLAAGHKTLVPQVIGELKNYGREDIMVIVGGVIPKQDYQYLFDAGAVAVFGPGTKISDAAIQILEILID; from the coding sequence ATGAAAAGAAGAAACATTCAACATATTAAAATAGATCAGGAGCCAAATCACAATGCAGATAACTCTAAAGGCAATTTTCATACTGCGGAAGATATTGACATCAAATCAACATACTCTAAAGCAGACCTTAAAAACCTAGAGCATTTAAATTTCGTCGCTGGTATCACTCCTAATCTTCGTGGACCATACTCAACAATGTATGTTCGCAGACCTTGGACAATTAGGCAATATGCAGGTTTTTCAACAGCCGAAGACAGTAACGCCTTTTACAGACGCAACCTTGCTGCTGGACAAAAAGGACTATCTGTCGCTTTCGATTTAGCCACACACAGAGGCTACGATTCAGATCATGAACGTGTGGTTGGCGATGTTGGAAAAGCTGGCGTAGCCATTGATAGTGTTGAAGACATGAAAATTCTCTTCGATCAAATTCCGTTAGATAAAATGTCGGTTTCCATGACTATGAATGGCGCAGTATTACCCATTATGGCGTTTTATATTGTTGCCGCTGAAGAACAAGGCGTAAAACCCGAACAACTAGCTGGCACGATTCAAAATGACATTCTGAAAGAGTTCATGGTAAGAAACACTTACATCTATCCTCCAACACCTTCAATGAAAATCATTTCTGATATTTTTGAATACTCGAGCAAGAACATGCCGAAATTCAATAGTATCAGTATCTCTGGCTACCACATGCAAGAAGCTGGCGCAACTTGTGACATTGAATTAGCATACACTTTAGCCGACGGATTAGAATACATCAAAAAAGGACTCGCAGCAGGAATGGACATCGACACCTTCGCTCCTCGCCTATCTTTCTTTTGGGCTATTGGCATGAACCATTTTATGGAAATTGCCAAAATGCGAGCAGCCAGAATGCTATGGGCAAAAATCGTAAGCCAGTTTAACCCTAAGAATCAAAAATCTTTGGCTTTACGAACGCATTGCCAAACGTCTGGATGGAGCTTAACAGAACAAGACCCGTTTAACAACGTAGCACGAACTACTATTGAAGCTGCTGCAGCTGCTTTTGGCGGCACACAAAGTCTACATACCAACGCTTTAGATGAAGCTATTGCATTACCAACCGATTTTTCAGCTAGAATAGCGAGAAACACTCAAATATTTTTACAAGAGGAAACAGGAATCACTAAAACCGTTGACCCTTGGGCTGGAAGTTATTATGTCGAAAAATTAACGCACGATATCGCTCAAAAAGCATGGACTCTTATTGAAGAAGTTGAAGAACTTGGCGGAATGACAAAAGCCATTGAAGCTGGCATTCCTAAATTAAGAATTGAAGAAGCTGCTGCACGAAAACAAGCGAGAATAGATTCTAATCAAGACATTATTGTTGGCGTCAACAAATACCGCTTAGAAGAAGAAGATCCAATTTCCACATTAGAAGTCGATAATCAAACTGTTAGAAACGGACAAATAAAACGCCTAGATCACATCAAAGCGACTAGAAACACTGAAGCTGTTGAAAAATCTCTTAAAAATTTAACCAAAGCTGCAAAAACAGGAACAGAGAATTTGTTAACTTTAGCAGTAGAAGCCGCTCGAAACAGAGCAACTCTAGGCGAAATTAGCGATGCTTTAGAAACCGAATTTGGCAGATATAAAGCGCAAATTAAATCATTTTCAGGCGTGTATAGTAAAGAAATAAAAGACGATAAAAGTTTCCAGAAAGCAAGAGCATTAGCTGACCAATTTGCAGAACAAGATGGTCGCAGACCTAGAATCATGATTGCCAAAATGGGACAAGATGGTCATGACAGAGGCGCAAAAGTTGTTGCTACTGGTTATGCAGATGTTGGCTTTGATGTAGATATTGGCCCACTCTTTCAAACACCAAAAGAAGCAGCCAAACAAGCTGTAGAAAATGATGTGCACATTTTAGGCGTATCATCCTTAGCTGCAGGACACAAAACACTCGTGCCTCAAGTAATAGGTGAGCTTAAAAATTATGGTCGTGAGGACATCATGGTGATCGTTGGAGGCGTCATACCAAAGCAAGATTATCAATATTTATTTGATGCTGGAGCTGTTGCAGTTTTTGGACCTGGAACTAAAATTAGCGATGCAGCGATTCAAATTTTGGAGATTTTGATTGATTAA